One window from the genome of Xiphophorus hellerii strain 12219 chromosome 16, Xiphophorus_hellerii-4.1, whole genome shotgun sequence encodes:
- the mgrn1b gene encoding E3 ubiquitin-protein ligase MGRN1b isoform X2 yields MGSILSRRIAGVEDIDIQANSAYRFPPKSGNYFASHFFMGGEKFDTPHPEGYLFGENMDLNFLGNRPVQFPYVTPAPHEPVKTLRSLVNIRKDSLRLVRYKDDSDTSVEDGGKPKVQYGVEFTFDADARVAITLYCQAFEEFSNGMAMYSPKDPTMVSETVHYKRGVSQQFSMPSFKIDFSEWKEEDLNFDLDRGVFPMVIQAVVDEGDDCLGHAHVLLAAFERHVDGSFSVKPLKQKQIVDRVSYLLQEIYGIENKNNQETKPSDDENSDNSNECVVCLSDLRDTLILPCRHLCLCNSCADTLRYQANNCPICRLPFRALLQIRAVRKKPGALSPVSFSPVLAQTMDHDEHSSSDSVPPGFEPISLLEALNGLRSVSPPIPSAPLYDEINFSGSLGGDSRQLSSPEHLSDGNLQKGKVSKSPDSTLRSPSSPIQEEDEEKLSEMSDAQPHTLLSSSPAPTDATATEDVAESLSPDDEDRMPPGGDILQDCSSEHCSLTKAESDPAGDLSLPALGPDSCSIGMEE; encoded by the exons ATGGGGTCCATCCTGAGTCGTAGGATTGCTGGTGTTGAAGACATCGATATCCAGGCAAATTCGGCCTATCGATTTCCCCCGAAATCTG gGAATTACTTTGCCAGTCATTTCTTCATGGGAGGAGAGAAATTTGATACTCCACATCCAGAGGGCTACCTCTTTGGGGAAAACATGGACCTGAATTTTCTTGGAAATAGGCCAGTGCAG TTTCCATATGTGACACCTGCACCCCATGAACCAGTGAAAACCTTGAGGAGTCTGGTTAACATACGGAAGGACTCTCTCCGTTTAGTGAG GTACAAAGACGACTCGGACACTTCGGTGGAGGATGGGGGGAAACCCAAGGTCCAGTACGGCGTGGAGTTTACCTTTGATGCTGATGCCAGGGTCGCCATAACGCTCTACTGCCAGGCGTTTGAGGAGTTCTCCAATGGGATGGCTAT GTACAGCCCAAAAGATCCAACCATGGTCTCTGAGACAGTGCACTACAAGCGTGGGGTGAGCCAGCAGTTCTCCATGCCGTCCTTCAAAATAGATTTCAGCGAGTGGAAAGAGGAAGAT CTAAACTTTGATTTGGACCGAGGAGTGTTTCCTATGGTAATCCAAGCTGTGGTCGATGAAGGAGATG ATTGTCTTGGACATGCTCATGTGCTTTTGGCAGCATTTGAAAGA CATGTTGATGGCAGTTTCTCCGTCAAGCCTCTGAAGCAGAAGCAAATC GTGGACCGTGTCAGCTACCTCCTCCAGGAAATCTACGGGattgagaacaaaaacaaccaagagACCAAG CCATCTGACGATGAGAACAGCGACAACAGCAATGAGTGTgtcgtctgtctgtctgacctGAGAGACACACTCATCCTGCCTTGCAGACACCTGTGTCTCTGCAACTCCTGCGCAGACACTCTGCGCTATCAGGCCAACAACTGTCCCATCTGCAGGCTGC cCTTTAGAGCCTTGCTGCAGATAAGAGCCGTGAGGAAGAAACCTGGAGCTCTCTCTCCTGTGTCCTTCAGTCCTGTTCTGGCTCAAACTATGGACCATGATGAGCACTCA AGCTCCGACTCGGTCCCGCCTGGTTTCGAACCCATCTCCCTGCTGGAGGCGCTGAACGGTCTGCGGTCGGTGTCTCCCCCCATCCCTTCTGCGCCGCTGTATGACGAAATCAACTTCTCCGGGAGTCTGGGAGGGGACAGCCGGCAGCTGAGCTCTCCGGAGCATTTAAGTGACGGAAATCTTCAGAAAGGAAAAGTCAGCAAGTCACCTGACAG CACCCTGAGATCGCCATCCTCTCCCATccaggaggaggatgaagagaaGCTGTCTGAGATGTCTGACGCGCAGCCACACACACTACTCTCCAGCAGCCCCGCTCCCACAGAT GCTACAGCCACCGAGGATGTGGCGGAATCCCTTTCTCCAGACGACg AGGACAGAATGCCGCCTGGAGGAGACATCCTGCAGGACTGCAGCAGTGAGCACTGCAGCTTGACCAAAGCAGAAAGCGACCCAGCGGGGGATCTGTCTTTGCCTG CTCTAGGTCCTGATTCCTGCTCCATTGGTATGGAGGAATAA
- the mgrn1b gene encoding E3 ubiquitin-protein ligase MGRN1b isoform X1: protein MGSILSRRIAGVEDIDIQANSAYRFPPKSGNYFASHFFMGGEKFDTPHPEGYLFGENMDLNFLGNRPVQFPYVTPAPHEPVKTLRSLVNIRKDSLRLVRYKDDSDTSVEDGGKPKVQYGVEFTFDADARVAITLYCQAFEEFSNGMAMYSPKDPTMVSETVHYKRGVSQQFSMPSFKIDFSEWKEEDLNFDLDRGVFPMVIQAVVDEGDDCLGHAHVLLAAFERHVDGSFSVKPLKQKQIVDRVSYLLQEIYGIENKNNQETKPSDDENSDNSNECVVCLSDLRDTLILPCRHLCLCNSCADTLRYQANNCPICRLPFRALLQIRAVRKKPGALSPVSFSPVLAQTMDHDEHSSSDSVPPGFEPISLLEALNGLRSVSPPIPSAPLYDEINFSGSLGGDSRQLSSPEHLSDGNLQKGKVSKSPDSTLRSPSSPIQEEDEEKLSEMSDAQPHTLLSSSPAPTDATATEDVAESLSPDDEDRMPPGGDILQDCSSEHCSLTKAESDPAGDLSLPGSSDSTESLKSQSTNCSSQPLLCPTSSLHMEDEHFN from the exons ATGGGGTCCATCCTGAGTCGTAGGATTGCTGGTGTTGAAGACATCGATATCCAGGCAAATTCGGCCTATCGATTTCCCCCGAAATCTG gGAATTACTTTGCCAGTCATTTCTTCATGGGAGGAGAGAAATTTGATACTCCACATCCAGAGGGCTACCTCTTTGGGGAAAACATGGACCTGAATTTTCTTGGAAATAGGCCAGTGCAG TTTCCATATGTGACACCTGCACCCCATGAACCAGTGAAAACCTTGAGGAGTCTGGTTAACATACGGAAGGACTCTCTCCGTTTAGTGAG GTACAAAGACGACTCGGACACTTCGGTGGAGGATGGGGGGAAACCCAAGGTCCAGTACGGCGTGGAGTTTACCTTTGATGCTGATGCCAGGGTCGCCATAACGCTCTACTGCCAGGCGTTTGAGGAGTTCTCCAATGGGATGGCTAT GTACAGCCCAAAAGATCCAACCATGGTCTCTGAGACAGTGCACTACAAGCGTGGGGTGAGCCAGCAGTTCTCCATGCCGTCCTTCAAAATAGATTTCAGCGAGTGGAAAGAGGAAGAT CTAAACTTTGATTTGGACCGAGGAGTGTTTCCTATGGTAATCCAAGCTGTGGTCGATGAAGGAGATG ATTGTCTTGGACATGCTCATGTGCTTTTGGCAGCATTTGAAAGA CATGTTGATGGCAGTTTCTCCGTCAAGCCTCTGAAGCAGAAGCAAATC GTGGACCGTGTCAGCTACCTCCTCCAGGAAATCTACGGGattgagaacaaaaacaaccaagagACCAAG CCATCTGACGATGAGAACAGCGACAACAGCAATGAGTGTgtcgtctgtctgtctgacctGAGAGACACACTCATCCTGCCTTGCAGACACCTGTGTCTCTGCAACTCCTGCGCAGACACTCTGCGCTATCAGGCCAACAACTGTCCCATCTGCAGGCTGC cCTTTAGAGCCTTGCTGCAGATAAGAGCCGTGAGGAAGAAACCTGGAGCTCTCTCTCCTGTGTCCTTCAGTCCTGTTCTGGCTCAAACTATGGACCATGATGAGCACTCA AGCTCCGACTCGGTCCCGCCTGGTTTCGAACCCATCTCCCTGCTGGAGGCGCTGAACGGTCTGCGGTCGGTGTCTCCCCCCATCCCTTCTGCGCCGCTGTATGACGAAATCAACTTCTCCGGGAGTCTGGGAGGGGACAGCCGGCAGCTGAGCTCTCCGGAGCATTTAAGTGACGGAAATCTTCAGAAAGGAAAAGTCAGCAAGTCACCTGACAG CACCCTGAGATCGCCATCCTCTCCCATccaggaggaggatgaagagaaGCTGTCTGAGATGTCTGACGCGCAGCCACACACACTACTCTCCAGCAGCCCCGCTCCCACAGAT GCTACAGCCACCGAGGATGTGGCGGAATCCCTTTCTCCAGACGACg AGGACAGAATGCCGCCTGGAGGAGACATCCTGCAGGACTGCAGCAGTGAGCACTGCAGCTTGACCAAAGCAGAAAGCGACCCAGCGGGGGATCTGTCTTTGCCTG GTTCGTCAGACTCGACGGAAAGTCTAAAAAGTCAGAGCACAAACTGCTCCAGCCAGCCTCTCCTGTGTCCCACAAGCAGCCTTCATATGGAAGATGAACATTTCAACTGA